One Amblyomma americanum isolate KBUSLIRL-KWMA chromosome 8, ASM5285725v1, whole genome shotgun sequence DNA window includes the following coding sequences:
- the EMC8-9 gene encoding ER membrane protein complex subunit 8/9, whose product MASGSGDVVKFGVRAFSKMIMHCLKYPQNSVNGVLLADERRRAGDPSQLHIVDSMPLFHQCLGLTPMLEVALVQIDQHCKNAGLVIAGYYQANEHLRDSAPDLIALRVADKVAENFADACLVMIDNQQVSLDCDRAPVVVYGSQDGRWRERTFALADKSLGVTASLLRAKTYRALTDFDNHLDDIRRDWSNREINEEIARCL is encoded by the coding sequence ATGgccagcggcagcggcgacgTCGTCAAGTTCGGCGTCCGCGCCTTCAGCAAGATGATCATGCACTGCCTCAAGTACCCGCAGAACTCCGTCAATGGCGTGCTGCTAGCCGACGAGCGGCGGCGCGCGGGCGACCCGTCTCAGCTGCACATCGTGGACAGCATGCCTCTATTCCATCAGTGCCTAGGACTGACGCCAATGCTCGAAGTTGCGCTTGTTCAGATCGACCAACACTGCAAGAACGCTGGGCTGGTGATTGCCGGCTACTACCAGGCCAATGAGCACCTCCGGGACTCGGCCCCGGACCTGATCGCTCTGCGAGTGGCGGACAAGGTGGCCGAGAACTTCGCCGACGCCTGCCTGGTCATGATCGACAACCAGCAAGTGTCGCTGGACTGCGACCGGGCGCCGGTGGTCGTGTACGGCAGCCAGGACGGCCGCTGGCGTGAGCGGACCTTCGCCCTGGCTGACAAGTCGCTGGGCGTGACGGCGTCGCTGCTTCGGGCCAAGACATACCGCGCGCTCACGGACTTCGACAACCACCTGGACGACATCCGGCGGGACTGGTCCAATCGTGAGATTAACGAGGAGATCGCCAGGTGTCTCTAG